A window of the Bacteroidia bacterium genome harbors these coding sequences:
- a CDS encoding glycosyltransferase family 2 protein, with protein sequence MVYICIPVHNRIEYTLECISSIRAKAKVCFTIVICDDGSTDGTSNILRENFPEGVLLNGDGKLWWTGGMNRCVEYVLEHSLDTADVVFSMNNDAVIDDRTFSSLLDAHHKSPKAIIGCVNLFYNERTKIEPSATRKTRRLGIPFYLIYNKWGEDVRKYQGLHAVHGLSGKGVLIPISVFRKIGLYNQEKLPHYHADTEFTIRATNVGIPVYISYESRVYSHQKDTGLASKANKPEIGVFVRSFSNIKSTRHLRSLSNSCKLIYGPVWHRFYFFAHLAAILVGFGQRYWKYKLSIDGRHQKPEAV encoded by the coding sequence ATGGTATATATATGCATTCCCGTACATAATCGAATCGAATATACTTTAGAATGTATCTCCAGTATTAGAGCCAAAGCTAAAGTCTGTTTTACTATTGTAATATGCGATGATGGGTCAACGGATGGAACCTCTAATATATTAAGGGAGAATTTTCCTGAAGGTGTTTTATTAAATGGGGATGGTAAATTGTGGTGGACAGGAGGAATGAATCGATGTGTTGAGTATGTGCTTGAGCATTCTCTTGATACAGCGGATGTTGTATTTTCGATGAATAATGATGCAGTGATTGACGATAGAACATTCAGCTCTTTATTGGATGCACACCATAAGTCGCCCAAAGCAATCATAGGTTGTGTTAACCTCTTCTATAATGAACGAACAAAAATTGAACCTTCCGCTACACGGAAAACTCGAAGGCTTGGAATTCCCTTTTATCTGATCTACAATAAATGGGGAGAAGATGTGAGAAAGTACCAAGGCTTGCATGCGGTTCATGGACTATCTGGAAAGGGGGTTCTGATTCCAATCAGTGTTTTTAGAAAAATCGGTTTGTATAACCAAGAGAAATTGCCACATTATCACGCTGATACGGAATTTACAATCCGGGCCACTAATGTCGGGATTCCAGTATATATTAGTTATGAATCTCGGGTGTATTCACATCAAAAAGATACGGGCTTGGCTTCAAAGGCAAATAAGCCAGAAATTGGTGTTTTTGTTCGCAGTTTTTCCAATATAAAGTCAACACGTCACTTAAGAAGCCTTTCGAATTCTTGTAAGCTAATATATGGACCTGTATGGCATCGATTTTATTTCTTTGCACATCTGGCAGCTATCTTAGTCGGATTTGGACAGCGGTATTGGAAATATAAATTATCCATAGATGGACGTCATCAGAAACCTGAGGCAGTATGA
- a CDS encoding glycosyltransferase, whose translation MRILISHYSIVDQSGFGRTFMLARELVRLDHQVTLLTSLSSFSYLFRLFKVEEREGVKIIAFNDIVPNSMRRLGFGVLVPMLKFLYSVTNSFDIFHTDSGHRPSGGLPFLFRKVFRSTVYSSEWWDYFGKGGLYDTRKGLKKIFIGGHDLRFEAYDKRKADGLVCLSYAMRERAINLGIDAAKIIVLHGGADVRGISFSPESDLRQDFKISSETLVFGFVGMDDLEFEDVSLFLDVIQEVAQEERKEIAFLTTGEKINFEHKGLSMGALRILNFGWVGYEKLSEILEMADFFILTQTNSLNNSLRWPNKIGDYFAAGRPVIANDYGEISTLIRDFPSGFILTDLDRVELKRVIQYCLGNRFDLSRRISIRAYAENSMSWSIRARTLLEYFISIASHR comes from the coding sequence ATGAGGATTCTGATCTCACATTATTCAATTGTTGACCAAAGTGGGTTTGGAAGAACCTTTATGTTAGCAAGAGAATTGGTGAGATTGGATCACCAAGTAACCCTACTAACATCTTTAAGCTCTTTTAGTTACCTCTTTCGACTTTTCAAAGTAGAGGAGCGAGAAGGCGTCAAGATAATTGCCTTCAATGACATCGTGCCTAACTCTATGAGAAGACTTGGATTTGGTGTTCTTGTTCCAATGCTCAAGTTTTTATATTCCGTTACTAATTCGTTTGATATTTTTCATACAGATTCAGGTCATCGTCCTTCCGGTGGCCTTCCGTTTTTGTTTCGAAAAGTTTTCCGTTCCACTGTTTATAGTTCAGAGTGGTGGGACTATTTCGGGAAGGGTGGACTTTATGATACCAGGAAGGGGTTAAAAAAGATATTTATTGGAGGACACGATCTCAGATTTGAGGCATACGATAAAAGAAAAGCTGATGGGCTTGTTTGTCTCTCCTATGCAATGAGGGAGCGTGCCATCAATCTTGGGATTGATGCCGCTAAAATAATTGTTTTGCACGGTGGTGCAGATGTTCGAGGAATTTCTTTTTCCCCAGAGTCAGACCTTAGGCAAGATTTCAAGATTTCTTCGGAAACCCTAGTTTTTGGCTTTGTTGGAATGGATGATCTGGAGTTTGAAGATGTTTCGCTTTTTTTGGACGTCATACAAGAAGTGGCACAGGAAGAACGTAAGGAAATAGCCTTTCTAACTACGGGCGAAAAGATCAATTTTGAGCATAAGGGATTAAGTATGGGAGCTTTAAGAATATTGAATTTTGGATGGGTTGGTTATGAGAAGCTCTCTGAAATATTGGAAATGGCGGACTTTTTTATTCTAACGCAGACCAATAGCTTGAATAATAGTTTGAGATGGCCCAATAAAATTGGAGATTACTTTGCTGCTGGTAGACCAGTGATTGCGAATGATTATGGAGAGATCAGTACGTTGATTCGTGATTTTCCTTCAGGGTTCATATTGACAGATCTTGATAGGGTAGAACTTAAGCGTGTGATACAGTATTGTTTAGGGAATCGGTTCGATCTCTCTAGGAGAATCAGTATTCGAGCATATGCCGAGAACTCTATGAGTTGGAGCATAAGAGCAAGGACCCTGTTAGAATATTTTATTTCGATAGCTTCTCATAGATAG
- a CDS encoding glycosyltransferase family 2 protein, which translates to MIYFCIPVHNRVEFTLNCLESIYKYCSVPFLVVICDDGSTDETLRKVKLNHSDVIVLEGDGNLWWTGGINRCISYILELDNIDFDRDYIFTFNNDALLLPETIPNLLQHLKKYPYAIIGCVNLFANSSNKIEPSAIVKRRKWGLNRLSQKHQWGELFYTSENLLEVEALSGKGVIIPVSVFKNHGLYNQEMLPHYHADTEFTIRMRRHNIRVFLSLTACIKSFQHETGLSFAGDTPSFIMFLRSFFSIKSTRHLRSIYNWNKLIYGNGFILWFFLQLVGIFKGYIIRRVRNR; encoded by the coding sequence ATGATATATTTTTGTATTCCTGTTCATAATAGAGTTGAATTCACACTCAATTGTCTTGAGAGTATCTATAAATATTGCAGCGTGCCATTTCTTGTCGTTATTTGTGACGATGGTTCTACTGATGAAACACTGAGAAAAGTTAAGTTAAATCATAGTGATGTTATTGTATTGGAAGGTGATGGTAATTTATGGTGGACAGGAGGAATAAATAGATGTATTTCATACATTTTAGAATTAGATAATATTGACTTTGATCGAGATTATATATTCACATTCAATAATGATGCGTTATTGCTTCCTGAAACAATACCGAATTTACTTCAGCATTTGAAAAAGTATCCTTATGCAATCATTGGGTGTGTGAATTTATTTGCAAATAGTAGTAATAAAATTGAACCATCAGCAATCGTCAAGCGGAGAAAATGGGGGTTGAATAGATTGAGCCAAAAGCATCAATGGGGAGAGTTATTTTATACCAGTGAGAATCTTTTAGAAGTTGAGGCTCTTTCGGGTAAGGGAGTTATTATTCCAGTTTCTGTTTTCAAAAACCATGGATTATATAATCAGGAAATGTTGCCACATTATCATGCTGATACTGAATTTACAATCAGGATGAGAAGGCATAATATAAGAGTATTTTTGTCACTAACTGCTTGTATTAAGTCATTTCAACATGAAACTGGTTTATCATTTGCAGGGGACACTCCTAGCTTCATTATGTTTCTGAGAAGCTTCTTCAGCATTAAATCAACACGGCATTTACGTTCTATATATAATTGGAACAAATTGATATACGGAAATGGGTTTATACTCTGGTTTTTTCTTCAACTGGTAGGGATATTTAAGGGGTATATTATAAGAAGGGTTCGAAATCGTTAA